TCGGCGTGCCCAACCAGGGCGTGATGATCCTCTACGAGGTGCTCAACGAGCGCCCGGACGCGCTCGCTGAGCGCACCTACGCCGTCTGGCCCGACATGGAGGCCCTCCTGCGGGAGCACGGCCTGCCGCAGTTCACCGTCGACGGGCACCGCCCGGTGGGTGACTTCGACGTCTTCGGGCTGAGCTTCTCCACCGAGCTCGGCTACACCAACATGCTCACCGCCCTGGACCTCGCGGGCATCCCGCTGCACAGCAGCGAGCGCACCGACGAGCACCCGCTGGTCATCATGGGTGGCCACGCCTCCTTCAACCCCGAGCCGGTGGCCGACTTCGTCGACGCCGCGATCGTCGGCGACGGCGAGGAGGCCGTGCTCGCCGCGACCGACATCATCGGCGAGTGGAAGGCGCAGGGCCGGCCCGGTGGTCGGGTCGAGGTGCTGCGTCGCCTCGCCGCGACGGGCGGCGTCTACGTCCCCGCCTTCTACGACGTCGACTACCTGCCCGACGGGCGCATCCAGCGCGTGGTGCCGACCGAGTCGGGCGTGCCGTGGCGCGTCGACAAGCACACGGTCATGGACCTGGACGAGTGGCCGTACCCGAAGCAGCCCCTCGTGCCGCTCGCGGAGTCCGTCCACGAGCGGATGAGCGTGGAGATCTTCCGCGGCTGCACCCGCGGCTGCCGCTTCTGCCAGGCGGGCATGATCACCCGACCGGTGCGCGAGCGCTCCATCACCGGTATCGGCGAGATGGTCGAGCAGGGTCTGCAGGCCACCGGCTTCGAGGAGGTCGGCCTGCTCTCGCTCTCCAGCGCCGACCACTCCGAGATCGGCGACGTGGCCAAGGGGCTCGCCGACCGCTACGAGGGCACCAACACCGGTCTGTCGCTGCCGAGCACGCGCGTGGACGCGTTCAACATCGACCTGGCCAACGAGCTGACCCGCAACGGTCGCCGGTCCGGGCTGACCTTCGCGCCCGAGGGCGGCTCGGAGCGCATCCGCAAGGTGATCAACAAGATGGTCACCGAGGAGGACCTCATCCGCACCGTCTCCGCCGCGTACGGCGCGGGCTGGCGCCAGGTGAAGCTCTACTTCATGTGCGGCCTCCCGACGGAGACCGACGAGGACGTCCTGCAGATCGCCGAGGTCGCCAAGCGCGTCATCGAGACGGGCCGCGAGGTCGCCGGCCACAACGACATCCGCTGCACCGTCTCCATCGGTGGCTTCGTGCCCAAGCCGCACACCCCCTTCCAGTGGTCGCCGCAGCTGGGCGCCGAGCAGACCGACGAGCGGCTGCACAAGCTGCGCGACGCGATCCGCGCCGACAAGCGCTACGGCCGCTCCATCGGGTTCCGCTACCACGACGGCCGGCCGGGCATCGTCGAGGGACTGCTCTCGCGCGGTGACCGCCGCGTCGGTCGGGTCATCGAGCAGGTGTGGCGCGACGGTGGTCGCTTCGACGGCTGGAGCGAGTACTTCTCCTACGACCGCTGGATGGCCGCGGCGGAGAAGGCCTTCAAGGGCACCGGCGTCGACGTCGACTGGTTCACCACCCGTGAGCGCGAGGAGGCCGAGGTCCTGCCCTGGGACCACATCGACTCCGGGCTGGACAAGGAGTGGCTCTGGCAGGACTGGCTGGACGCCCTCGACGAGACCGAGGTCGAGGACTGCCGCTGGACGCCGTGCTTCGACTGCGGTGTCTGCCCGCAGATGGGCACCGACATCGAGATCGGCCCCACGGGCAAGCAACTGCTGCCCCTGACCGTCCTCGGCTCCGGCAAGGAGTCGATGGTGCGCTCCTGACGCGCCGAGCGTCGGGACACCCCTCCACGGGAGCGGGGCGAAGGGGGACAATCGCCTCATGACCGCGTCGACCCACGAGATCACCGAGGCCCTTCGTCGCTCCGGGGTCGCCGATGTGCGCGCCGACGCGCTGACGGTGGGGATGTTCTCCACCGACGCGTCGCTGTACCGGGTGCCCCCGCGAGCCGTCGTCTTCCCCCGGGAGACGGGCGAGATCGAGGCCACGCTCGCCGTCGCCCGCGACCTGGGCGTCCCGCTGACCGCCCGTGGCGGCGGGACCTCGTGCGCCGGCAACGCCGTCGGCCCGGGCATCGTCGTCGACACCTCGCGGTACATGAACCGCGTCCTCGAGGTCGACGTGGACGACGCAGGCGACGGCTCGGCCCTCGTGGAGGCCGGCACCGTCCACGCCACCCTCCAGGCCGAGGCCCGACGCGTCGGGCTGCGCTTCGGTCCCGACCCGAGCAGCCACTCCCGCTGCACCGTCGGCGGCATGATCGGCAACAACGCCTGCGGCAACCGCGCCCTCGGGTACGGACGCACGAGCGACAACATCGTCGGCATGGACCTGCTCACCGCGGGCGGCGCGCACCTGACCGCGACGACGGGAGTGGCGGGGGGACCCCCTTCGCTCACCGGTGACGACGTCCTGGTGACCCGGCTGACCGAGCTGCGTGACGCCCACCTGGAGACGATCCGCACCGAGTTCGGCACCTTCGGGCGGCAGGTCTCCGGTTACGCCCTCGAGCACCTCGCGCCCGAGCGCGGCCTGGACATCGGCCGCATGCTCGTCGGCTCCGAGGGCACGCTCGCGCTGGCCACCCACGCCCGGGTCCGGCTCGTCAGCGACCCGCCGGCGACCGCGCTGGCCGTCCTCGGCTTCCCCGACATCTACGCCGCGGGCGACGTCGCCCACCTGCTCAAGGGACTAGGCGCGGTCGCCGCCGAGGGCATCGACTCCCGCATCGTCGACGTCGTGCGCGTCCGGCGCGGGCCGCAGGCCGTCCCGGACCTGCCACGGGGCGCCGCCTGGATGCTCGTCGAGGTCCCGGGGGAGAGTCCGGCGGGCGCCGTCGCGGCCGCCGAGCGCATCTGCCGCGAGATCGAGTCCCTCGACGCCCGCGTCGTGACCGACCCCGCCCAGGCCCGCTCGCTGTGGAGGATCCGCGAGGACGGCGCCGGCCTGTCCGCGCGCTCGCAGCGCGACCGCCCCGCCCACGCGGGGTGGGAGGACGCGGCCGTGCCGCCGGCGCGGCTGGGGGACTACCTGCGCGCCTTCGACGACCTCCTCGAGGAGCACGACGTCCAGGGCCTGCCGTACGGCCACTTCGGGGACGGCTGCCTGCACATCCGCCTCGACATCGAGCTCGACACCCCCGGCGCGCAGGAGCGCTACCGCTCGCTCGTGGAGGAGGCCGCCGACCTCGTCGCGGCCCACGGCGGATCGCTGTCGGGGGAGCACGGGGACGGCCGCGCCCGCTCGGCGCTGCTGCCGCGGATGTACGGGCCGGAGACGATCGCCCTCTTCGGCGCGGTCAAGCACGCCTTCGACCCGACGAACCTGCTCAACCCCGGCGTGCTCGTCGACCCGGCGCCGGCCGAGGCCGACCTGCGCATCCCCGCCGCGCACAAGGTGGCCGTGCCGCTGGCCTTCGGCTACCCGGAGGACGGCGGCGACTTCAGCCAGGCCGTCCACCGCTGCACCGGCGTCGGCAAGTGCCGCGCCGCCGGGACGTCGACGACGGTCATGTGCCCGAGCTACCAGGCGACGGGGGAGGAGAAGGACTCGACCCGCGGCCGCGCCCGGGCCCTGCAGGAGATGCTCAACGGCACGACGGTCACCGGCGGCTGGCGCTCCCCGGAGGTCCACGAGGCCCTCGACCTGTGCCTGTCCTGCAAGGGCTGCGCCAGCGACTGCCCGACCGGTGTCGACATGGCCACCTACAAGTCCGAGGCACTGCACCAGACGTGGAAGGGGCGCCTGCGGCCGCGCAGCCACTACTCGCTCGGGCGGCTGCCGCAGCTGGCCCGGGTCGCCTCGCGCGCACCGCGGCTGGTCAACGCGATGACCTCGCTGCCGGGGCTGAAGAAGCTCACCCTGCCGGCCGCCGGCGTGGACCCGCGGCGCAACCTGCCGACCTTCGCATCGGAGACCTTCCGCACGTGGGCCCGGCGCGAAGGGATGATCGCCTCCGCCC
Above is a window of Janibacter cremeus DNA encoding:
- a CDS encoding TIGR03960 family B12-binding radical SAM protein codes for the protein MSGETIFPALEPLLEKVSKPIQYVGGELNSTVKEWQVGGHGPGGEELTVRWALMYPDAYEVGVPNQGVMILYEVLNERPDALAERTYAVWPDMEALLREHGLPQFTVDGHRPVGDFDVFGLSFSTELGYTNMLTALDLAGIPLHSSERTDEHPLVIMGGHASFNPEPVADFVDAAIVGDGEEAVLAATDIIGEWKAQGRPGGRVEVLRRLAATGGVYVPAFYDVDYLPDGRIQRVVPTESGVPWRVDKHTVMDLDEWPYPKQPLVPLAESVHERMSVEIFRGCTRGCRFCQAGMITRPVRERSITGIGEMVEQGLQATGFEEVGLLSLSSADHSEIGDVAKGLADRYEGTNTGLSLPSTRVDAFNIDLANELTRNGRRSGLTFAPEGGSERIRKVINKMVTEEDLIRTVSAAYGAGWRQVKLYFMCGLPTETDEDVLQIAEVAKRVIETGREVAGHNDIRCTVSIGGFVPKPHTPFQWSPQLGAEQTDERLHKLRDAIRADKRYGRSIGFRYHDGRPGIVEGLLSRGDRRVGRVIEQVWRDGGRFDGWSEYFSYDRWMAAAEKAFKGTGVDVDWFTTREREEAEVLPWDHIDSGLDKEWLWQDWLDALDETEVEDCRWTPCFDCGVCPQMGTDIEIGPTGKQLLPLTVLGSGKESMVRS
- a CDS encoding FAD-binding and (Fe-S)-binding domain-containing protein, which encodes MTASTHEITEALRRSGVADVRADALTVGMFSTDASLYRVPPRAVVFPRETGEIEATLAVARDLGVPLTARGGGTSCAGNAVGPGIVVDTSRYMNRVLEVDVDDAGDGSALVEAGTVHATLQAEARRVGLRFGPDPSSHSRCTVGGMIGNNACGNRALGYGRTSDNIVGMDLLTAGGAHLTATTGVAGGPPSLTGDDVLVTRLTELRDAHLETIRTEFGTFGRQVSGYALEHLAPERGLDIGRMLVGSEGTLALATHARVRLVSDPPATALAVLGFPDIYAAGDVAHLLKGLGAVAAEGIDSRIVDVVRVRRGPQAVPDLPRGAAWMLVEVPGESPAGAVAAAERICREIESLDARVVTDPAQARSLWRIREDGAGLSARSQRDRPAHAGWEDAAVPPARLGDYLRAFDDLLEEHDVQGLPYGHFGDGCLHIRLDIELDTPGAQERYRSLVEEAADLVAAHGGSLSGEHGDGRARSALLPRMYGPETIALFGAVKHAFDPTNLLNPGVLVDPAPAEADLRIPAAHKVAVPLAFGYPEDGGDFSQAVHRCTGVGKCRAAGTSTTVMCPSYQATGEEKDSTRGRARALQEMLNGTTVTGGWRSPEVHEALDLCLSCKGCASDCPTGVDMATYKSEALHQTWKGRLRPRSHYSLGRLPQLARVASRAPRLVNAMTSLPGLKKLTLPAAGVDPRRNLPTFASETFRTWARREGMIASAPQMAGADHPVALFVDSFTDHFSPHVGRATVALLREAGFSPFVPAEALCCGLTLISTGQLDAAKSTLETAARVLAPATHAGIPVLGMEPSCTAALRHDLPRLVDSAAARTVSTNVRTVAELLAAAIDEGRWSAPDLTGTEVVAQPHCHQHAVMSWSADEALLARTGATVTRLGGCCGLAGNFGVELGHYDVSVQVAELQLLPAIRQAGTDTVVLADGFSCQTQIADLSEREGVHLVELLSRDA